Proteins from one Bacteroides mediterraneensis genomic window:
- a CDS encoding AAA family ATPase, which translates to MTPTLIDTDNPEFQNALKLIQYTRQSVFLTGKAGTGKSTFLKYVCQHTKKKYVVLAPTGIAAINAGGSTLHSFFKLPFHPLLPDDPKFQGRKLKDFLKYSADHRKLIQNIELIIIDEISMVRADIIDFIDKVLRTYSHNLREPFGGKQLLLVGDVFQLEPVVKSDEREILNRFYPNPYFFSAKVFQEMELVSIELTKVYRQTDKVFVSVLDHIRTNTAGAADLQLLNTRYTPAPPCPEENDLYITLATRRDNVDYINEKKLEELPGDPVTLKGEIHGEFPESSLPTLMELVIKPGAQVIFIKNDQEKRWVNGTIGTVSGLSADGTIYVVTEDGSEFDVHKESWSNIRYRYNETEKKIEEEELGTFTQYPIRLAWAITVHKSQGLTFNRVIIDFTGGVFAGGQAYVALSRCTSLEGIQLKRRISPADVFVRPEIVSFAQRFNDNQTFERAMKQAQADIQYVAAVKAFDKGEFAEFLEAFFKAIHNRYDIEKPLIQRFIRRKLCLINRLKEENRQLKEQMQQQRQNLQKYAREYYLMGNECITKAHDPRAAQANYDKALELYPEYVDAWVRKGVTFFDEDRVEEAEECLNRAVQLRPQEFKAVYNRGKLRLLTGKTEEALTDLDKATSLKPQHAGAHEYFAEALEKSGKEIEAAIHYRIAEELRKKKK; encoded by the coding sequence ATGACTCCAACCCTGATAGATACCGACAACCCCGAATTTCAGAACGCCCTGAAGCTCATCCAATACACCCGCCAGTCGGTCTTCCTGACCGGAAAAGCGGGAACGGGTAAGTCCACTTTCCTGAAATACGTCTGCCAGCATACCAAAAAGAAATATGTGGTACTGGCTCCTACGGGTATTGCGGCCATCAATGCGGGCGGAAGCACCCTGCACAGCTTTTTCAAGCTCCCGTTTCATCCGCTTCTGCCAGACGACCCGAAGTTTCAGGGACGGAAGCTGAAAGATTTCCTGAAATATTCGGCCGACCACCGGAAACTGATTCAAAACATTGAACTCATCATCATCGACGAGATTTCCATGGTACGGGCCGACATCATCGACTTTATTGACAAGGTGCTGCGCACCTACTCGCACAACCTGCGTGAGCCCTTCGGCGGGAAACAGCTGTTGCTGGTGGGCGACGTGTTCCAGCTGGAGCCGGTAGTGAAAAGTGACGAACGGGAGATTCTGAACCGCTTCTATCCGAACCCGTATTTCTTCTCGGCCAAGGTGTTTCAGGAAATGGAACTGGTATCGATTGAGCTGACCAAGGTGTACCGGCAGACCGACAAGGTGTTTGTCAGCGTACTCGACCATATCCGGACCAACACCGCCGGAGCTGCCGACCTGCAACTGCTGAACACCCGTTACACCCCGGCACCTCCCTGCCCGGAAGAGAACGACCTCTACATCACCCTGGCCACCCGACGGGACAACGTGGACTACATCAACGAAAAGAAGCTGGAAGAACTGCCGGGCGACCCGGTCACACTGAAAGGAGAAATACACGGGGAGTTCCCCGAAAGCAGCCTTCCCACCCTCATGGAACTGGTCATCAAACCGGGTGCACAGGTGATTTTCATCAAAAACGACCAGGAAAAACGCTGGGTGAACGGTACCATCGGCACCGTGTCGGGACTCTCGGCCGATGGCACAATCTATGTGGTGACGGAAGACGGCAGTGAGTTTGACGTGCATAAGGAAAGCTGGAGCAACATCCGCTACCGCTACAACGAGACGGAGAAGAAGATAGAGGAAGAAGAACTGGGCACCTTTACCCAATATCCCATCCGGCTGGCGTGGGCCATCACCGTACACAAGAGCCAGGGTCTCACATTCAATCGGGTCATCATCGACTTCACGGGAGGGGTATTTGCCGGCGGACAGGCGTACGTGGCCCTGAGCCGCTGCACTTCGCTCGAAGGTATCCAGCTGAAACGCCGCATCTCACCGGCCGATGTGTTTGTCCGCCCGGAAATCGTCAGCTTTGCCCAGCGTTTCAACGACAACCAGACCTTTGAACGGGCCATGAAACAGGCACAGGCCGATATCCAGTACGTGGCAGCCGTGAAAGCCTTCGACAAAGGAGAGTTTGCGGAATTTCTGGAAGCCTTCTTCAAGGCCATCCACAACCGATACGACATTGAAAAACCACTTATCCAACGTTTTATCCGCCGGAAACTGTGCCTCATCAACCGGCTCAAGGAAGAAAACCGACAGCTTAAAGAGCAAATGCAGCAGCAACGGCAGAACCTGCAGAAGTATGCCCGCGAATACTACCTGATGGGCAACGAGTGCATCACCAAAGCACACGACCCACGGGCCGCACAGGCCAACTACGACAAGGCCTTGGAGCTGTATCCGGAATACGTGGATGCCTGGGTACGCAAGGGAGTGACCTTCTTCGACGAGGACCGGGTGGAAGAAGCGGAAGAATGCCTGAACCGGGCCGTACAACTCCGTCCCCAGGAGTTCAAGGCGGTGTACAACCGTGGAAAACTCCGGCTGCTGACGGGGAAAACGGAAGAGGCCCTGACCGACCTGGACAAGGCCACCAGCCTGAAGCCCCAACATGCGGGAGCCCATGAATATTTTGCCGAGGCACTCGAAAAAAGCGGAAAAGAAATAGAAGCAGCCATCCATTATCGAATTGCGGAAGAACTACGGAAGAAAAAGAAATAA
- a CDS encoding MATE family efflux transporter encodes MNNQYEERLGTERMLPLIFKMALPAVAAQFVNLLYNIVDRIYIGHIPEIGTNALAGVGVTTSLVILISSFSAIVGAGGAPLAAMALGQGDRVRAGKILGNGFMLLILFTVLTSLVSYLCMEPILKFAGASAVTLPYAEDYLSVYLLGTLFVEVSTGLNTFINSQGRPSIAMYSVLIGALLNIVLDPIFIFWFDMGVKGAALATILSQACSACWVLGFLCSDRASLRLEKRYLKFDRRIVGGMLALGVSPFIMASTESLVGFVLNGSLEKFGDIYVGALAILQSAMQLVSVPLTGFAQGFVPVASYNYGHGDRQRVKDCFRIVLTVMFSFNFVLMLLMICFPSVVASAFTSDRELIATVEHVLPIFLAGMTIFGLQRACQNMFVALGQARISIFIALLRKVILLVPLALVLPRFFDVEGVFLAEAVSDATAAICCTLLFFWQFPKILRKAPIPLKK; translated from the coding sequence ATCAACAATCAATACGAAGAGCGCCTGGGAACAGAACGGATGCTTCCCCTCATTTTCAAGATGGCGTTGCCGGCAGTGGCCGCACAGTTTGTCAATCTCCTATATAATATAGTAGACCGCATTTATATCGGACACATTCCCGAAATCGGGACGAATGCGCTGGCGGGAGTGGGAGTGACCACCTCCCTGGTCATTCTGATTTCCTCTTTTTCGGCCATTGTGGGGGCCGGAGGTGCCCCGCTGGCTGCCATGGCGTTGGGACAGGGCGACCGGGTGCGTGCGGGAAAGATTCTGGGCAATGGTTTCATGCTGCTGATACTGTTTACCGTCCTCACTTCGCTGGTGTCTTATCTGTGCATGGAGCCCATCTTGAAGTTTGCAGGGGCTTCTGCCGTTACGCTCCCTTATGCCGAAGATTATCTTTCGGTGTATTTGCTGGGTACGCTGTTCGTGGAAGTTTCTACCGGACTCAATACCTTCATCAATTCACAGGGACGTCCCAGCATCGCCATGTATTCTGTGCTGATTGGAGCTTTGCTGAATATCGTGCTCGACCCGATTTTCATCTTCTGGTTCGACATGGGCGTGAAGGGAGCGGCACTGGCCACCATCCTCTCACAGGCCTGCAGTGCTTGCTGGGTACTGGGTTTCCTGTGTTCCGACCGGGCTTCCCTGCGTTTGGAAAAACGCTACTTGAAGTTCGACCGCCGCATTGTGGGTGGTATGCTGGCTTTGGGCGTGTCTCCTTTCATCATGGCCAGCACGGAAAGTCTGGTAGGCTTCGTGCTGAACGGCAGTCTGGAGAAATTTGGCGATATCTATGTGGGCGCTTTGGCCATTCTGCAAAGTGCCATGCAACTGGTCAGCGTGCCGCTCACCGGCTTTGCCCAAGGTTTTGTGCCGGTGGCCAGTTACAACTACGGGCATGGCGACCGGCAGCGGGTGAAAGACTGTTTCCGGATTGTGCTGACGGTGATGTTCTCCTTCAATTTCGTCCTGATGCTGCTGATGATTTGTTTCCCGTCCGTAGTGGCTTCTGCTTTTACGAGCGACCGCGAACTGATTGCCACCGTGGAGCATGTGTTGCCGATTTTCCTCGCCGGAATGACTATCTTCGGCCTGCAGCGTGCCTGTCAGAACATGTTTGTCGCCCTTGGCCAAGCCCGGATTTCCATTTTTATCGCCTTGCTCCGTAAGGTCATTCTGCTGGTACCTCTTGCCTTGGTGCTGCCCCGTTTCTTCGATGTGGAAGGCGTGTTTCTGGCTGAGGCTGTTTCAGATGCCACAGCCGCCATCTGCTGCACCCTGCTCTTCTTCTGGCAGTTCCCGAAGATACTCCGCAAGGCTCCGATTCCCTTGAAAAAATAG
- a CDS encoding TonB-dependent receptor, with translation MIKNFKTVSMMLLLGSMSTGLTHAAFETSVAGTNVVQQNNVCKGIVKDANGETVIGASVVVKGTTNGTITGLDGDFELSNVKKGATIQISFVGYQTKEIVWNGSSLTVELKDDSQVLDEVVVVGFGTQKKVNLTGSVSTVGAEELSSRPVSNVSQALQGLVPGMNFGYSSDGNGGQLGQEMTVNIRGAGTIGSGSNSSPLILIDGMEGNMNMLNPQDIESISVLKDAAASSIYGSRAPFGVVLITTKKGKAGKMNINYNNNFRWSQAINMPKVADSYTYASYFNRMLTNDGSTAYFDETRMQRIRDYLDGTLTQTTFPSKDNGNRWDWIGNTNTDWYDVVFGGTAFSQEHSISANGGTEKIQYYFSANYMNQEGMLRVKRDDLKRYTVTGKITAQLFPWLNMTYNTKYMRRDLTQPTAANDYTMYHNIAKRWPMEPVYDPNGHYMSGTLINNVLYGGDVDTQTDWLYQQFQIVAEPIKNWKIFAEINYKTIDEFAHTSTLKVPQWQVDNTSYYIDGWTTNKVTERTERTNYFNTNIYSDYAHTFNDAHNLKVMVGFQAESNKWRQLQATAQDLISEEVPNINAATGKQTIDKSQLTQWATAGFFGRINYDYKERYLFEVNMRYDGTSRFARDQRWNVFPSFSAGWNIAREEFMQDYSHIVNNLKIRGSWGELGNQNTTNLYPYIQLMKFVAADPDSNWLINGERPNTANAPNLISALLGWETMRSWNIGFDLGMFNNRLTMSFDFFNRKTLDMVGPAPELPVILGADVPQMNNADMQSVGFELDLGWQDRIRDFSYNVHFLLSDDRQKILKYPNPTGNLSTWNAGHYMGEIWGLETIGIAKSQEEMDTHLASLPNGGQDAIGTKWGAGDIMYRDINGDGRITEGSTLSDPGDRRIIGNNSPRFRFGLDLGAQWKGFDLRIFFQGVMKRDAWLGDNMFWGANGGMWQATCFTSHLDYFRPEGDPEGANLDAYFPRPLANNYGKNQKTQTGYLQNAAYMRLKNLQIGYTLPNRITQKVGMSNVRIFFSGENLFTVSGLPDGFDPETIYSGYGASWGVQSGKSYPLSRTFSTGISVNF, from the coding sequence ATGATAAAAAACTTCAAAACAGTCAGTATGATGCTGTTACTCGGTTCTATGAGTACAGGATTGACGCATGCTGCATTCGAGACGAGTGTGGCAGGAACAAATGTTGTTCAGCAAAATAATGTATGTAAAGGTATTGTGAAGGATGCAAACGGTGAAACCGTCATTGGTGCATCTGTAGTTGTCAAAGGAACAACTAATGGTACAATTACCGGATTAGATGGAGATTTTGAACTTTCTAATGTAAAAAAAGGTGCAACGATTCAGATTTCTTTTGTTGGGTATCAGACCAAGGAAATAGTTTGGAATGGAAGTTCCCTAACTGTGGAACTTAAAGATGACTCGCAAGTTCTTGATGAAGTAGTTGTTGTAGGCTTTGGTACTCAGAAGAAGGTAAATCTTACTGGTTCGGTATCTACGGTTGGGGCAGAGGAATTATCATCAAGACCTGTTTCTAATGTCAGTCAGGCATTGCAAGGACTTGTTCCAGGTATGAACTTCGGATATTCTTCAGATGGTAATGGTGGCCAGTTGGGACAGGAAATGACAGTAAACATTCGAGGCGCGGGTACAATCGGCAGCGGTTCAAATTCTTCTCCGTTGATTCTTATTGATGGAATGGAAGGTAATATGAACATGTTGAATCCTCAGGATATCGAAAGTATTTCTGTTTTGAAGGATGCCGCTGCTTCTTCTATTTACGGTTCTCGTGCTCCTTTTGGTGTGGTTTTGATTACGACAAAGAAAGGTAAAGCCGGAAAAATGAACATCAATTACAATAATAACTTCCGTTGGTCTCAGGCTATTAACATGCCGAAGGTTGCCGATTCTTATACGTATGCTTCTTATTTTAACAGAATGTTGACTAATGATGGTAGTACCGCATACTTTGATGAAACGCGTATGCAGCGTATTCGCGACTATCTGGATGGCACATTAACTCAAACGACTTTCCCGAGCAAAGATAACGGAAATAGATGGGACTGGATTGGTAATACCAATACAGACTGGTATGATGTAGTCTTTGGAGGAACGGCATTTTCACAGGAACATTCTATCAGTGCCAATGGAGGTACGGAGAAAATCCAATACTATTTCTCTGCAAACTATATGAATCAGGAAGGTATGTTAAGGGTGAAAAGAGACGACTTAAAGCGTTATACCGTAACGGGTAAAATTACGGCTCAGCTTTTCCCGTGGCTTAACATGACCTATAATACTAAATATATGCGTAGAGACCTGACTCAGCCAACGGCCGCTAATGATTACACGATGTATCATAATATAGCCAAGAGATGGCCGATGGAACCCGTATATGATCCTAATGGTCACTATATGTCTGGTACATTGATAAATAATGTGTTATACGGAGGTGATGTGGATACACAGACTGATTGGTTGTACCAGCAGTTCCAGATTGTGGCTGAACCGATTAAGAACTGGAAGATTTTTGCAGAAATCAATTATAAGACTATCGATGAATTTGCACATACTTCTACCTTGAAGGTTCCGCAGTGGCAGGTCGATAATACATCTTATTATATTGATGGATGGACAACTAATAAAGTAACGGAACGCACGGAAAGAACAAATTATTTTAATACTAACATCTATTCTGATTATGCACATACATTTAATGATGCCCATAATTTGAAGGTAATGGTTGGTTTCCAGGCTGAATCCAATAAATGGCGTCAGTTGCAGGCAACTGCACAAGACTTGATTTCAGAGGAAGTGCCAAATATTAATGCAGCCACCGGAAAGCAGACGATTGATAAGTCTCAATTAACTCAGTGGGCCACAGCCGGTTTCTTTGGGCGAATAAACTATGACTATAAAGAAAGATATTTGTTTGAAGTAAATATGCGTTACGATGGAACTTCTCGTTTCGCAAGAGACCAGAGATGGAATGTGTTTCCTTCATTCTCTGCAGGTTGGAATATAGCACGTGAAGAGTTCATGCAAGATTATAGCCATATTGTAAACAATCTGAAGATTCGTGGATCTTGGGGTGAATTGGGAAACCAAAATACCACTAACTTGTATCCGTATATTCAGCTGATGAAATTTGTGGCTGCCGATCCAGATTCAAACTGGCTTATTAATGGTGAAAGACCGAATACGGCCAATGCACCTAACCTGATTTCGGCTTTGTTGGGATGGGAAACCATGCGTTCTTGGAATATTGGATTCGATTTGGGTATGTTCAATAATCGGTTGACGATGAGTTTTGACTTCTTTAACCGTAAAACACTGGATATGGTGGGGCCTGCTCCGGAACTTCCGGTTATTTTGGGAGCTGATGTACCGCAAATGAACAATGCGGATATGCAGTCTGTAGGTTTTGAACTCGATTTGGGCTGGCAGGACCGTATCCGTGACTTCAGTTATAATGTACATTTCCTGTTGTCTGACGACCGCCAGAAGATTCTTAAGTATCCGAATCCAACTGGCAACCTGTCTACATGGAACGCAGGTCATTATATGGGAGAAATTTGGGGACTTGAAACCATCGGTATAGCAAAAAGCCAGGAGGAAATGGATACTCATCTTGCTTCATTGCCTAATGGAGGCCAGGATGCGATTGGTACGAAATGGGGTGCAGGTGATATCATGTACCGGGATATTAATGGAGATGGCCGTATTACGGAAGGTTCTACGTTATCCGATCCGGGAGATAGAAGAATTATTGGAAATAACTCACCGCGATTCAGATTTGGATTGGACTTGGGTGCTCAGTGGAAAGGTTTCGATTTGCGTATCTTCTTCCAAGGTGTTATGAAACGTGATGCTTGGCTAGGTGACAACATGTTCTGGGGAGCTAATGGTGGTATGTGGCAGGCTACTTGCTTTACTTCACATTTGGATTATTTTAGACCGGAAGGTGACCCTGAAGGTGCAAATTTGGATGCTTATTTCCCGAGACCGTTGGCAAACAACTATGGAAAGAACCAGAAAACTCAAACAGGCTATTTACAAAATGCAGCATATATGCGTTTGAAGAATCTACAGATAGGTTATACTTTACCAAATCGCATTACACAGAAAGTTGGTATGTCGAATGTTCGTATCTTCTTCTCAGGAGAAAACTTGTTTACTGTATCAGGATTGCCTGATGGCTTTGATCCGGAAACAATCTATTCTGGTTATGGTGCTAGTTGGGGAGTTCAGTCTGGTAAATCTTACCCACTTTCACGTACATTCTCAACAGGTATTAGTGTAAACTTCTAA
- a CDS encoding RagB/SusD family nutrient uptake outer membrane protein, whose amino-acid sequence MKRFAKYLFLIMGSAMILPSCNDFLDREPLDSVTPDNFFYTEGDLAAYAVKHYNFNAHSGWSLGIWGNDNGTDNQTATGYDNKWIPGQWKTVESYSTASNDPWYFYDIRELNYFLEIVVPRHEKGEIEGSTTNINHYIGEIYFLRAKNYFDKMQALGDFPIVTETLPDEMEPLTEASKRQPQNKVARFIIEDLDKAISLLSNNISGGKNRITKNAALLLKSRVALYEGSWLKYHKGTALVPGGPDWPGKAEDVAGFNIDEEIKYFLGQAKDAAKQVIDNVPLSQNTAVSCTDEIVPTDQNQYKMSNPYFAQFSANSLEEYSEIILWKDYDLDQYNIVHSAPYYIRVGGNSGFTRQYVETFLCRDGKPIYASDQYKGDGSLMDVRKNRDLRLQLFMMTPGEILTPEPLKDADGNSYNDTLALAPNILDITEKKCVTGYQLRKGLSDNWYRDGNTAIEGCPIYRATEAYLNYIEASAIETDGQSIDANAQKYWGDLRERAGLPRDYMVTVNSTDLSKESDWAVYSHGQKVTSLMYNIRRERRCELIEEGFRMNDLRRWRALDQVKNFWPEGVNLWESELKNMYNDKATGKTQLIGDESASANVSSYENSGKYLSPYRILKANNLMYDAGYSWCEAHYLSPVSIKHFRITSSGDDLSTSTIYQNPGWPLEADQAPKF is encoded by the coding sequence ATGAAACGTTTTGCAAAATATTTATTTTTAATAATGGGTAGTGCTATGATACTGCCTTCTTGTAATGATTTTCTTGATAGAGAACCATTGGATAGTGTGACACCGGATAATTTCTTTTATACAGAAGGAGATTTGGCGGCATATGCAGTTAAGCATTATAACTTTAATGCACATTCTGGATGGAGTTTAGGTATATGGGGCAATGACAATGGAACGGATAATCAGACAGCAACCGGATATGATAACAAATGGATTCCTGGACAATGGAAAACTGTAGAATCATATAGTACAGCATCAAACGATCCTTGGTATTTCTACGATATCCGAGAACTGAATTATTTCCTCGAAATCGTAGTGCCACGTCATGAAAAAGGAGAAATTGAAGGTTCTACAACGAACATCAATCATTATATTGGAGAGATTTATTTCTTAAGAGCTAAAAATTATTTTGATAAAATGCAGGCTTTAGGTGATTTCCCGATTGTAACGGAAACTTTGCCGGATGAAATGGAACCGTTGACTGAAGCCAGTAAGCGTCAGCCCCAGAACAAGGTGGCCAGATTTATCATTGAAGATTTGGACAAAGCCATTTCTTTGTTGAGTAATAATATTAGTGGTGGAAAGAATCGGATTACAAAGAATGCAGCGTTGTTGTTAAAGTCGAGAGTTGCTTTGTATGAAGGTTCATGGTTGAAATATCATAAGGGAACGGCCTTGGTGCCTGGCGGACCCGATTGGCCAGGAAAAGCTGAAGATGTAGCTGGTTTCAATATTGATGAGGAAATAAAATATTTCCTTGGTCAGGCAAAAGATGCTGCAAAACAAGTGATTGACAATGTCCCATTGTCTCAGAATACAGCTGTAAGTTGTACAGATGAAATTGTACCGACAGATCAGAATCAGTATAAGATGAGTAATCCTTATTTTGCTCAGTTCTCTGCCAATAGTTTGGAAGAATATTCTGAGATTATTTTGTGGAAGGACTATGATTTGGATCAGTATAATATCGTGCATTCTGCTCCATATTATATCCGTGTAGGCGGTAATAGTGGATTTACACGTCAGTATGTAGAAACGTTCTTGTGCAGAGATGGAAAACCTATTTATGCGAGCGACCAGTATAAAGGCGATGGTTCCTTAATGGATGTCAGAAAGAACAGAGATTTACGTCTCCAGTTGTTCATGATGACACCAGGTGAAATCCTTACTCCAGAACCTTTGAAAGATGCTGATGGCAACAGTTATAATGATACTCTTGCCCTTGCTCCGAATATTTTGGATATCACTGAAAAGAAATGTGTAACGGGTTATCAGTTAAGAAAAGGACTTTCTGATAATTGGTATAGAGATGGTAATACGGCTATCGAAGGTTGTCCTATTTATCGAGCAACTGAAGCTTATCTGAATTATATCGAGGCATCCGCAATTGAAACTGATGGACAGTCTATCGATGCAAATGCACAGAAATATTGGGGCGATCTAAGAGAAAGAGCAGGTTTGCCGCGTGATTATATGGTTACGGTGAATAGTACTGATTTGTCTAAAGAAAGTGACTGGGCAGTTTATTCTCATGGACAAAAGGTGACTTCTCTTATGTATAACATCAGAAGAGAACGTAGATGTGAACTTATCGAAGAAGGTTTCCGTATGAATGATTTGCGTAGATGGAGAGCTTTGGATCAGGTAAAGAATTTCTGGCCAGAAGGTGTCAATTTGTGGGAATCTGAATTGAAGAATATGTACAATGATAAGGCTACAGGTAAGACTCAGTTGATTGGTGATGAAAGTGCCAGTGCTAATGTGTCAAGTTATGAGAATTCTGGTAAATATTTATCACCATATAGAATTCTTAAAGCGAATAACTTGATGTATGATGCAGGATACAGTTGGTGTGAGGCTCATTATCTTTCACCTGTTTCCATTAAGCATTTCCGGATTACTTCCAGTGGAGATGATTTGAGTACATCTACAATATATCAAAATCCAGGATGGCCACTTGAGGCAGATCAAGCTCCTAAGTTCTAA
- a CDS encoding glycoside hydrolase family 2 TIM barrel-domain containing protein: MKKIYLTAIGLITSLSLFAQRSEQSLEQGWRFTKGEVSGAEKIDFNDSRWESVTVPHDWAIYGPFDVNNDLQNVAVTQNFETQASLKTGRTGGLPYVGVGWYRTFFESEPGKNTTLVFDGAMSEARVYVNEKEVCFWPCGYNSFHCDVTGLVNTDGKNNLLAVRLENRPQSSRWYPGAGIYRHVRVISTNKVHIPVWGTQITTPHVKKDYASVCLRTTILNSDNALLTLETDILDSEGNVVVSKTNKGIIHHGQPFIQNFIVNNPQLWSPESPVLYKAVTKIYSSDTLLDTYTTRFGIRTIEYVAEKGFYLNGKHRKFQGVCNHHDLGPLGAAINVSALRHQLRLLKDMGCDAIRTAHNMPAPELVSLCDEMGFMMMLEPFDEWDIAKCDNGYHRFFNEWAEKDLVNMLHQYRNNPSVVMWSIGNEVPTQWSADGYKVAKFLQDICHREDPTRPVTCGMDQVQSVLGNGFAAMLDIPGFNYRAHMYDEAYERLPQNIILGSETSSTVSSRGVYKLPAERKAGAMYDDHQSSSYDLEYCTWSNIPDIDFVRADDHEWTIGQFVWTGFDYLGEPSPYDTNAWPNHSSMFGIIDLASIPKDRYYLYRSVWNKNVETLHILPHWNWEGYEGQKVPVFVYTNYPSAELFINGKSYGRQTKHKDGTVENRYRLMWYNTIYEPGEVKVIAYDDNNKAVAEKVVNTAGKPHHIELSTDYSVLKANGKDLAYVTLKVVDKDGNLCPTDSRLVNFKVRGAGKYRASANGDPTCLDLFHLPRMHVFSGMLTVIVQSSEKAGVIELRASAKGVKAGKIKINVK; encoded by the coding sequence ATGAAAAAGATTTATCTTACAGCAATAGGCCTTATCACTTCTTTAAGTTTGTTTGCACAACGTAGTGAGCAATCTTTGGAACAAGGCTGGAGATTTACTAAAGGCGAAGTGTCGGGAGCTGAAAAAATCGATTTTAATGATTCTCGTTGGGAAAGTGTTACAGTTCCACATGACTGGGCTATATATGGTCCGTTCGATGTGAATAACGATCTTCAGAATGTGGCGGTTACACAGAATTTCGAAACACAGGCTAGTCTGAAGACAGGTCGTACAGGAGGTTTGCCGTATGTGGGAGTAGGTTGGTATCGTACATTCTTTGAATCAGAACCAGGGAAAAATACTACACTTGTATTCGACGGAGCCATGAGTGAGGCTCGTGTCTATGTAAATGAGAAAGAGGTCTGTTTCTGGCCTTGTGGTTATAATTCTTTCCATTGTGACGTTACAGGGCTTGTGAATACAGATGGAAAGAATAATCTACTGGCTGTTCGCCTTGAGAACCGTCCTCAGTCGTCACGTTGGTACCCTGGGGCAGGTATTTATCGTCATGTACGTGTGATAAGTACAAATAAGGTGCATATTCCTGTATGGGGTACACAAATTACTACGCCTCATGTAAAGAAGGATTATGCATCAGTTTGTCTTCGTACTACGATTCTGAATTCAGACAATGCTCTCCTTACGTTGGAAACTGACATCCTTGATTCTGAAGGAAATGTAGTAGTTTCTAAGACCAATAAAGGAATTATTCATCATGGTCAGCCTTTTATACAAAATTTTATAGTGAATAATCCACAGCTATGGTCGCCTGAATCGCCTGTACTTTACAAGGCGGTAACTAAAATATATTCATCGGATACACTTCTTGATACTTATACTACACGCTTTGGTATTCGTACTATTGAATATGTAGCTGAGAAAGGATTTTATCTTAACGGTAAGCATCGCAAGTTTCAGGGCGTGTGCAATCATCATGATCTTGGGCCGCTTGGAGCTGCCATTAATGTTTCTGCTCTTCGCCACCAGCTTAGGTTGTTGAAGGATATGGGTTGTGATGCCATACGTACCGCACATAACATGCCTGCACCTGAACTGGTTTCTCTATGTGATGAAATGGGGTTCATGATGATGCTTGAGCCATTCGATGAATGGGATATTGCGAAGTGTGACAATGGCTATCATCGATTCTTTAATGAATGGGCAGAAAAGGATCTGGTGAACATGTTACATCAATACAGAAACAATCCAAGTGTTGTAATGTGGAGTATTGGTAATGAAGTTCCTACGCAGTGGAGTGCCGATGGCTATAAGGTTGCAAAATTCCTTCAGGACATTTGTCACCGTGAGGATCCTACCCGTCCTGTCACCTGTGGTATGGACCAGGTACAGAGTGTATTGGGCAACGGTTTTGCAGCTATGCTTGATATTCCGGGTTTCAATTACCGTGCACACATGTACGATGAAGCCTATGAGCGTCTGCCGCAGAATATTATACTCGGTTCAGAAACATCATCAACAGTAAGTTCTCGCGGTGTATATAAGCTACCAGCAGAACGAAAGGCAGGAGCAATGTACGATGATCATCAATCTTCTTCCTATGATCTTGAATATTGCACATGGTCCAATATCCCTGATATAGACTTTGTTCGTGCCGATGATCATGAATGGACAATAGGTCAATTTGTTTGGACTGGTTTTGATTATCTTGGTGAACCCAGTCCATACGATACAAATGCTTGGCCTAATCACAGTTCCATGTTTGGAATCATAGATCTTGCTTCTATTCCTAAAGATAGATATTATCTTTATCGCAGTGTATGGAATAAAAATGTAGAGACTCTTCATATTCTTCCTCACTGGAACTGGGAAGGGTATGAAGGACAGAAAGTTCCTGTATTCGTATATACCAACTATCCCAGTGCTGAACTATTTATCAATGGTAAAAGCTATGGCCGACAGACAAAACACAAGGACGGAACGGTAGAGAACCGTTACCGCCTTATGTGGTATAATACTATATATGAACCAGGTGAAGTTAAGGTAATCGCTTATGATGATAACAATAAAGCTGTAGCAGAGAAAGTAGTTAATACAGCAGGTAAGCCTCATCATATAGAACTATCTACAGATTATTCTGTCCTTAAAGCCAATGGAAAGGATCTTGCTTATGTTACATTAAAAGTTGTTGACAAAGATGGTAATCTTTGTCCAACCGACAGTCGTCTTGTTAATTTTAAGGTTAGAGGTGCTGGTAAGTACCGTGCTTCAGCTAATGGTGATCCTACTTGCCTTGATCTTTTCCATCTCCCTAGGATGCATGTATTCAGTGGTATGCTTACGGTGATAGTGCAGTCAAGTGAGAAAGCTGGTGTAATTGAACTTCGGGCTTCTGCGAAAGGGGTGAAGGCTGGAAAGATTAAAATTAATGTAAAATAA